The following coding sequences are from one Paenibacillus sp. FSL R5-0912 window:
- a CDS encoding MarR family winged helix-turn-helix transcriptional regulator — translation MRIWNMWKGSFKRIFGRVVKEMSEHTGLSEGDFGVLDRLVQFGEGKLRQQELADSMDWDKSRLSHHLTRMEKRGLVLRKPLDTDRGVQIIITSAGRSALEAALPIVSKAIRKHFLDQLTDEDIKSITTLAERTKTP, via the coding sequence ATGCGAATATGGAATATGTGGAAGGGCTCGTTCAAACGGATCTTTGGCCGCGTTGTGAAAGAGATGTCTGAGCATACAGGGCTATCCGAGGGCGATTTCGGAGTATTGGACCGGCTGGTACAATTCGGGGAAGGCAAGCTTCGCCAACAGGAGCTGGCTGACTCTATGGACTGGGATAAAAGCCGGTTATCCCATCATCTGACGCGGATGGAGAAACGGGGTCTCGTGCTAAGAAAACCGCTGGACACAGACCGGGGTGTACAAATCATCATTACTTCTGCCGGCCGATCCGCCCTGGAGGCAGCCCTTCCCATAGTCTCGAAGGCAATACGCAAGCATTTTCTGGACCAGTTAACCGATGAGGATATTAAGTCAATTACTACACTGGCGGAGAGAACGAAAACACCCTGA
- a CDS encoding aldo/keto reductase — protein MEYVKLGRSGLDVSKLSLGTMSFGVPERGNTPWSLNEENSRPIIKRAIELGINFFSTANMYSDGTSEEILGRAIKDFAHRDEAVIATKVFVPMRKGPNAMGLSRKTIMTEIDNSLRRLGTDYIDLYQIHRYDPNTPIEETMEALHDLVKAGKVRYLGASSMLAWQFAKAQSTAERNGWTRFMAMENRLNLLYREEEREMLPLCKDQGVGITPYLPLAAGRLTRDWDQRTERSDNDQVAKAMFIRTEEADRKVAQRVAEVAANRGLPRAQIALAWLLHKEEVTAPVIGSTRISQLEDSVSALSVQLTPEEITSLEELYIPHPMI, from the coding sequence ATGGAATATGTGAAGCTTGGACGAAGCGGCTTGGACGTATCGAAGTTAAGTCTTGGAACCATGAGCTTCGGGGTACCTGAACGCGGCAATACCCCGTGGTCGTTGAATGAAGAGAACAGCAGACCGATTATTAAAAGAGCAATCGAATTAGGCATTAACTTTTTCAGTACTGCTAATATGTATTCCGATGGTACCAGTGAAGAGATTCTCGGAAGGGCCATAAAGGATTTTGCCCACCGGGACGAAGCTGTGATTGCCACGAAGGTCTTCGTTCCAATGCGTAAGGGTCCGAATGCTATGGGGCTTTCCCGTAAAACCATAATGACCGAAATTGATAACAGTCTACGACGGCTTGGAACAGACTACATTGACCTGTATCAGATTCACCGCTATGATCCGAATACGCCGATTGAGGAGACGATGGAGGCTCTCCATGACTTAGTGAAGGCTGGCAAGGTTAGGTACCTTGGAGCATCCTCCATGCTGGCATGGCAGTTTGCGAAGGCGCAGTCCACCGCAGAGCGAAACGGCTGGACACGATTTATGGCTATGGAGAATAGACTTAACTTGCTCTACCGGGAAGAGGAAAGGGAAATGCTCCCGCTTTGTAAAGATCAGGGCGTAGGCATCACTCCTTACCTGCCTCTGGCCGCGGGCCGGTTAACCCGGGATTGGGATCAACGCACCGAACGATCAGATAATGACCAGGTAGCCAAGGCGATGTTTATCAGAACGGAAGAAGCAGACCGCAAGGTTGCACAGAGAGTTGCCGAGGTTGCGGCGAACCGTGGACTTCCGCGCGCACAGATTGCCCTTGCCTGGCTGCTGCACAAGGAGGAGGTTACTGCTCCGGTCATCGGGTCGACCCGCATCAGCCAGCTTGAAGATTCGGTTTCGGCATTGTCTGTTCAATTGACACCTGAAGAAATCACAAGCCTGGAAGAACTTTATATCCCTCATCCAATGATCTAA